The proteins below are encoded in one region of Solirubrobacterales bacterium:
- a CDS encoding very short patch repair endonuclease: MADNLTPGRRSDLMRRVRTRDTAPEVELRKALWARGVRGWRLHPTGIPGKPDVVWIGRRIAVFVDGAFWHGHPDYYHGQSGEFWDRKIARNKERDLNVNAELTDLGWTVFRVWDFEIERDAGACADRVARLLDAAR, from the coding sequence ATGGCTGACAACCTGACCCCTGGTCGGCGAAGCGATCTGATGCGGCGAGTTCGCACGCGTGACACGGCTCCGGAGGTCGAGCTCCGCAAGGCTCTATGGGCGAGAGGCGTCCGCGGTTGGCGGCTTCATCCAACGGGTATTCCCGGCAAGCCCGATGTCGTCTGGATCGGACGTCGGATAGCCGTGTTCGTCGATGGAGCCTTCTGGCACGGTCATCCCGACTACTACCACGGACAGTCCGGGGAGTTCTGGGATCGGAAGATCGCACGCAACAAGGAGCGGGACCTCAATGTTAATGCGGAGCTGACGGATCTTGGCTGGACCGTCTTCCGGGTTTGGGATTTCGAGATCGAGCGGGACGCCGGGGCATGTGCCGATCGAGTGGCAAGGTTGCTTGACGCGGCCAGATAG
- a CDS encoding DNA cytosine methyltransferase, whose protein sequence is MTRPDSSTNMRSPSLRPTGDLASSDMAPFSLVDLFAGCGGMTLGFEQAGDFDSRFAVEWDEDAAETFRRNFGDHVFVGPIENVVEFPSADVVVGGPPCQGFSPLNMKGVGLERRSLWTEYLRALEQAGPQAFVMENVPELLRSAEYAAFREAAGQLGFGVEGRILNAADFGVPQRRRRAIVIGTREPGFEWPDPTHFRPNGISLSGRPWRTFAEAVDGLPLEPTGENWHNPRNPRPMSVERYRTIPNEGEGRFDLARRRPDITPACWLRKKTGSTDVFGRLWWDRPAFTIRTEFYKPEKGRYLHPSEHRPITVREAARCMTFPDEFEFPLEQSMTSVAKQIGNAVPPTLATSIARSVADHLRMTGTDSADAEIEPALSAA, encoded by the coding sequence TTGACGCGGCCAGATAGCAGTACGAACATGCGTTCGCCCTCTCTCCGTCCGACCGGTGATCTAGCCTCCTCGGATATGGCGCCCTTCTCTTTGGTCGATCTCTTTGCCGGATGTGGCGGCATGACACTTGGTTTTGAGCAGGCCGGGGATTTCGATAGTCGGTTCGCCGTGGAGTGGGATGAGGACGCGGCCGAAACGTTTCGAAGGAACTTTGGCGATCACGTTTTCGTAGGACCGATTGAGAATGTCGTCGAGTTTCCTTCGGCAGACGTGGTCGTTGGCGGCCCGCCGTGCCAAGGGTTTTCACCGTTGAATATGAAGGGCGTCGGCCTTGAACGAAGGTCGCTCTGGACCGAGTACCTGCGGGCGTTGGAGCAAGCCGGCCCTCAAGCCTTTGTCATGGAGAACGTTCCCGAGCTGCTCCGTTCGGCCGAATACGCCGCCTTCCGCGAGGCAGCGGGCCAACTCGGATTCGGGGTTGAGGGACGGATCCTGAATGCGGCTGATTTCGGAGTTCCGCAGCGCCGCCGTAGGGCGATCGTGATCGGCACACGTGAGCCCGGTTTTGAATGGCCCGATCCAACTCACTTTCGACCCAACGGAATTTCCCTTTCGGGACGCCCTTGGCGAACCTTTGCCGAGGCGGTCGACGGACTCCCGCTGGAGCCAACCGGTGAGAACTGGCACAACCCTCGCAACCCTCGCCCCATGAGCGTTGAGCGGTACCGGACGATCCCCAACGAGGGTGAGGGCCGCTTTGATCTGGCCAGACGCCGACCGGACATCACACCCGCGTGCTGGTTGCGAAAGAAGACCGGTTCCACCGATGTCTTCGGTCGACTCTGGTGGGACAGGCCGGCCTTCACTATCCGGACCGAGTTCTACAAGCCCGAGAAGGGGAGATATCTTCACCCGAGCGAGCATCGCCCGATCACGGTCAGGGAAGCGGCTCGCTGCATGACCTTCCCCGATGAGTTCGAATTCCCGCTCGAGCAGTCGATGACTTCGGTGGCAAAACAGATAGGAAATGCGGTTCCACCGACTCTGGCGACCAGCATCGCCAGGTCCGTGGCGGATCATCTCCGCATGACCGGTACCGATTCGGCCGACGCGGAGATCGAGCCCGCGCTCAGCGCGGCCTAG
- a CDS encoding HNH endonuclease translates to KEGSRRLRELRDEHGWPIETHIDDPSLRPSEYRLVSNDPADRRDLSQRLYPDALRQKVFERDNYTCQTCGRDRDSAEAAGDRRFYLELHHKVAIADEIGELPTADRNEPDNLITLCHSDHVRETEKMQKTKRARRRQTRPR, encoded by the coding sequence CAAGGAGGGCAGCCGCCGGCTAAGAGAGCTTCGTGACGAACACGGCTGGCCGATCGAGACCCACATCGACGATCCGTCCCTGAGACCCTCCGAGTACCGGCTGGTTTCCAATGATCCGGCAGACCGCCGTGACCTTTCTCAGCGCCTCTACCCCGACGCCCTGCGCCAGAAGGTGTTCGAGCGGGACAACTACACCTGCCAAACCTGCGGCCGGGACCGGGACTCAGCCGAAGCGGCCGGGGATCGACGGTTCTACCTGGAGCTTCACCACAAGGTCGCAATCGCCGATGAAATCGGTGAGCTGCCAACTGCGGATCGCAACGAGCCCGACAACTTGATCACCCTCTGTCACTCGGATCATGTTCGGGAGACGGAGAAAATGCAGAAAACGAAGCGGGCAAGAAGGAGACAGACTAGGCCGCGCTGA